The following coding sequences lie in one Pseudomonas svalbardensis genomic window:
- the aceF gene encoding dihydrolipoyllysine-residue acetyltransferase produces the protein MSELIRVPDIGSGEGEVIELFVKVGDRIEADQSILTLESDKASMEIPAPKAGIVKSLKVKIGDRLKEGDELLELEVEGAAAVAPAATAAAAPAAKAEAKPAAAPAAAAPAPAAAPAAATTLQVHVPDIGSSGKAQIIEIQVKVGDTVEADQSLITLESDKASMEIPSPAAGVVESISVKLNDEVGTGDLILALKVVGAAAPAAAAPAAAAPAPVAAAPAAPVADSVQDIHVPDIGSAGKAKIIEVLVKAGDTVEADQSLITLESDKASMEIPSPAAGVVESVSIKLDDEVGTGDLILKLKVKGVAPAAAPAPAAAAPSAPAPAAAAPAAPAPAAPAAAPAKPGAKVHAGPAVRQLAREFGVELNAVGASGPHGRILKEDVQVYVKAMMHKAKEAPVAAAGATGGAGIPPIPVVDFSRFGETEEVPMTRLMQIGASSLHRSWLNIPHVTQFDSADITDLEAFRIAQKAVAEKAGVKLTILPLLLKSCAHLLKELPDFNSSLAPSGKAIIRKKYVNIGFAVDTPEGLLVPVIKNVDQKSLLQLAAEAAVLAAKARDKKLTADDMQGACFTISSLGHIGGTGFTPIVNAPEVAILGVSKATIQPVWDGKAFQPKLMLPLSLSYDHRVINGAAAARFTKRLSDLLADIRTILL, from the coding sequence GTGAGCGAACTCATTCGCGTACCTGACATCGGCAGCGGTGAAGGTGAAGTAATCGAACTATTTGTGAAGGTCGGCGACCGCATCGAAGCCGACCAGAGCATCCTGACGCTTGAGTCGGACAAGGCGAGCATGGAAATTCCTGCGCCCAAGGCCGGCATCGTCAAAAGCCTGAAAGTAAAAATCGGCGATCGCCTGAAAGAAGGCGACGAACTGCTGGAGCTGGAAGTCGAAGGTGCCGCTGCTGTGGCCCCTGCGGCTACGGCTGCCGCTGCGCCGGCTGCCAAGGCTGAAGCAAAACCGGCAGCTGCTCCTGCCGCCGCGGCTCCAGCTCCAGCTGCCGCGCCTGCTGCTGCAACCACCCTGCAAGTGCACGTGCCGGACATCGGCTCGTCGGGCAAGGCCCAGATCATCGAGATCCAGGTCAAGGTCGGCGACACCGTCGAGGCTGATCAGTCGCTGATCACCCTGGAATCCGACAAGGCCAGCATGGAAATCCCTTCGCCCGCCGCTGGCGTGGTCGAAAGCATCAGCGTCAAGCTCAACGACGAAGTCGGCACTGGCGACCTGATTCTGGCGCTGAAAGTGGTAGGTGCCGCGGCACCGGCTGCGGCGGCACCTGCTGCCGCTGCTCCAGCGCCAGTCGCTGCGGCTCCGGCTGCACCGGTTGCCGACAGCGTTCAGGACATCCATGTCCCGGACATTGGCTCTGCGGGCAAGGCCAAGATCATCGAAGTCCTGGTCAAGGCCGGCGATACCGTTGAAGCCGATCAGTCGCTCATCACCCTGGAATCTGACAAGGCGAGCATGGAAATTCCATCGCCCGCCGCTGGCGTGGTGGAAAGCGTTTCCATCAAGCTGGATGACGAAGTCGGTACCGGCGACCTGATCCTGAAGCTGAAAGTCAAAGGCGTTGCGCCTGCTGCTGCCCCGGCTCCAGCCGCTGCTGCACCTAGCGCTCCAGCTCCAGCCGCCGCAGCGCCTGCCGCTCCGGCACCGGCCGCACCGGCTGCTGCACCGGCCAAGCCGGGCGCCAAGGTTCACGCAGGTCCTGCGGTGCGCCAACTGGCCCGTGAATTCGGCGTCGAGCTGAACGCCGTCGGCGCCAGTGGCCCGCACGGTCGCATCCTGAAAGAAGACGTTCAGGTCTACGTCAAAGCCATGATGCACAAGGCCAAGGAAGCACCGGTCGCTGCGGCTGGCGCAACTGGCGGCGCTGGCATCCCGCCGATTCCGGTCGTGGACTTCAGCCGCTTCGGTGAAACCGAAGAAGTGCCGATGACCCGCCTGATGCAAATCGGCGCGTCGAGCCTGCATCGCAGCTGGCTGAACATTCCGCACGTGACTCAGTTCGATTCGGCTGATATCACCGACCTGGAAGCGTTCCGTATCGCTCAGAAAGCCGTTGCAGAGAAGGCTGGCGTCAAGCTGACCATCCTGCCGCTGCTGCTCAAATCCTGCGCGCACCTGCTCAAGGAACTGCCGGACTTCAACAGTTCGCTGGCACCAAGCGGCAAGGCGATCATCCGCAAGAAGTACGTGAACATCGGCTTCGCCGTCGACACCCCTGAAGGCCTGCTGGTACCGGTCATCAAGAACGTCGACCAGAAGAGCCTGTTGCAACTGGCAGCCGAAGCCGCCGTGCTGGCCGCCAAAGCCCGCGACAAAAAGCTCACCGCTGACGACATGCAAGGCGCCTGCTTCACCATTTCCAGCCTCGGCCACATTGGCGGCACCGGCTTCACGCCGATCGTCAACGCGCCGGAAGTGGCGATCCTCGGTGTTTCCAAGGCAACCATCCAGCCAGTCTGGGACGGCAAAGCCTTCCAGCCGAAACTGATGCTGCCGCTGTCGCTGTCCTACGATCACCGTGTGATCAACGGCGCCGCTGCTGCACGCTTCACCAAGCGTCTGAGCGACCTGCTGGCAGACATCCGCACCATCCTGCTGTAA
- the aceE gene encoding pyruvate dehydrogenase (acetyl-transferring), homodimeric type translates to MQDLDPVETQEWLDALESVLDKEGEDRAHYLMTRMGELATRSGSQLPYAITTPYRNTIPVTHEARMPGDLFMERRIRSLVRWNAMAMVMRTNLKDSDLGGHISSFASSATLYDIGFNYFFQAPTDEHGGDLIYFQGHTSPGVYARAFMEGRITEDQMNNFRQEVDGQGLSSYPHPWLMPDFWQFPTVSMGLGPIQAIYQARFMKYLEARGFIPEGKQKVWCFLGDGECDEPESLGAISLAGREKLDNLIFVINCNLQRLDGPVRGNGKIIQELEGVFRGAQWNVTKVIWGRFWDPLLAKDVDGILQRRMDEVIDGEYQNYKAKDGAFVREHFFNSPELKAMVEDLSDDEIWKLNRGGHDPYKVYAAYHEAVNHKEQPTVILAKTIKGYGTGAGEAKNTAHNTKKVDVESLKLFRDRFDIPVKDSELESLPFFKPEPNSAEARYLSERRTALGGFVPQRRAQSFSIPTPSLDTLKAILDGSGDREISTTMAFVRILAQLVKDKEIGPRIVPIIPDEARTFGMEGMFRQLGIYSSVGQLYEPVDKDQVMFYREDKKGQILEEGINEAGAMSSFIAAGTSYSSHNQPMLPFYIFYSMFGFQRIGDLAWAAGDSRTRGFLIGGTAGRTTLNGEGLQHEDGHSHILAGTIPNCRTFDPTYGYELAVIIQDGMKKMTEEQQDIFYYITVMNESYQQPAMPAGVEEGIVKGMYLLEEDTREAAHHVQLMGSGTILREVREAAKILREQFNVGADVWSVTSFNELRRDGLAVERSNRLHPGQKPKLSYVEECLNGRQGPVIASTDYMKLFAEQIRQWVPSKEFKVLGTDGFGRSDSRKKLRHFFEVDRHFVVLAALEALADRGDIEPKVVAEAIAKFGINPEKRNPLDC, encoded by the coding sequence ATGCAAGACCTCGATCCCGTCGAAACCCAGGAATGGCTGGACGCCCTGGAATCGGTTCTCGACAAAGAAGGCGAAGACCGCGCTCACTATCTGATGACCCGTATGGGCGAACTCGCAACCCGTAGCGGTTCGCAATTGCCTTACGCCATCACCACGCCATACCGCAACACCATTCCCGTTACCCACGAAGCACGCATGCCTGGCGACCTGTTCATGGAACGCCGCATTCGCTCGTTGGTACGCTGGAACGCGATGGCCATGGTGATGCGTACGAACCTGAAAGATTCTGACCTGGGCGGTCACATCTCCAGCTTCGCCTCCAGCGCAACCCTGTACGACATCGGCTTCAACTATTTCTTCCAGGCCCCGACCGACGAACACGGCGGCGACCTGATCTACTTCCAGGGTCACACCTCGCCAGGCGTTTACGCCCGTGCGTTCATGGAAGGCCGCATCACCGAAGACCAGATGAACAACTTCCGCCAGGAAGTCGACGGTCAGGGCCTGTCGTCCTACCCGCACCCTTGGCTGATGCCTGATTTCTGGCAGTTCCCGACCGTATCCATGGGTCTGGGCCCGATCCAGGCGATCTACCAGGCACGCTTCATGAAGTACCTGGAAGCCCGTGGTTTTATCCCTGAAGGCAAGCAAAAAGTCTGGTGCTTCCTGGGCGACGGCGAGTGCGACGAGCCGGAATCCCTGGGCGCGATCTCGCTGGCTGGCCGCGAGAAGCTCGACAACCTGATCTTCGTTATTAACTGCAACCTGCAGCGCCTTGATGGCCCGGTTCGCGGCAACGGCAAGATCATTCAGGAACTCGAAGGCGTGTTCCGCGGTGCTCAGTGGAACGTGACCAAAGTCATCTGGGGCCGTTTCTGGGACCCACTGTTGGCCAAAGACGTCGACGGTATCCTGCAACGCCGCATGGACGAAGTCATCGACGGCGAGTACCAGAACTACAAAGCCAAAGACGGCGCGTTCGTTCGTGAACACTTCTTCAACTCGCCAGAACTCAAGGCGATGGTTGAAGACTTGTCCGACGACGAGATCTGGAAACTCAACCGTGGCGGTCACGACCCGTACAAGGTCTACGCGGCGTACCACGAAGCGGTCAACCACAAAGAACAACCGACCGTCATCCTGGCCAAGACCATCAAAGGTTATGGCACCGGTGCCGGCGAAGCGAAGAACACTGCGCACAACACCAAGAAAGTGGATGTTGAAAGCCTGAAGCTGTTCCGCGATCGTTTCGACATTCCGGTTAAAGACTCCGAGCTGGAAAGCCTGCCGTTCTTCAAGCCAGAACCCAACAGCGCCGAAGCCCGTTATCTGAGCGAGCGCCGTACTGCATTGGGCGGTTTCGTACCACAGCGTCGCGCGCAGAGCTTCAGCATTCCGACCCCATCGCTGGACACCCTCAAGGCCATTCTTGATGGTTCGGGCGACCGTGAAATTTCCACCACCATGGCGTTCGTGCGGATCCTCGCGCAACTGGTCAAGGACAAGGAAATCGGTCCGCGCATCGTCCCGATCATCCCGGACGAAGCCCGTACCTTCGGTATGGAAGGCATGTTCCGCCAGTTGGGCATCTACTCGTCCGTCGGCCAGCTCTACGAGCCAGTCGATAAAGACCAGGTGATGTTCTACCGCGAAGACAAGAAGGGCCAGATCCTCGAAGAAGGCATCAACGAAGCGGGCGCCATGAGCTCCTTCATCGCTGCCGGTACTTCGTACTCCAGCCACAACCAGCCAATGCTGCCGTTCTACATCTTCTACTCGATGTTCGGCTTCCAGCGTATCGGCGACCTCGCCTGGGCCGCAGGCGACAGCCGTACCCGTGGCTTCCTGATCGGTGGCACCGCCGGCCGGACCACGCTGAACGGCGAAGGCCTGCAACACGAAGACGGTCACAGCCACATCCTGGCTGGCACCATCCCGAACTGCCGCACCTTTGATCCAACCTACGGCTACGAGCTGGCGGTGATCATCCAGGACGGCATGAAGAAGATGACCGAAGAGCAGCAGGACATCTTCTACTACATCACCGTGATGAACGAGTCCTACCAGCAGCCAGCCATGCCGGCCGGTGTCGAGGAAGGCATCGTCAAGGGCATGTACCTGCTCGAGGAAGACACCCGCGAAGCGGCGCACCACGTTCAGCTGATGGGCTCCGGCACCATCCTGCGCGAAGTTCGCGAAGCGGCGAAAATCCTGCGTGAACAGTTCAACGTCGGCGCTGACGTGTGGAGCGTTACCAGCTTCAACGAACTGCGGCGCGATGGCCTGGCCGTCGAGCGCAGCAACCGTCTGCACCCGGGCCAGAAGCCTAAACTGAGCTATGTCGAAGAGTGCCTGAACGGCCGTCAAGGTCCGGTCATCGCGTCTACCGACTACATGAAGCTGTTCGCTGAGCAAATTCGTCAGTGGGTCCCGTCCAAGGAATTCAAAGTCCTGGGCACCGATGGTTTCGGCCGCAGTGACAGCCGTAAGAAGCTGCGTCACTTCTTCGAAGTCGACCGTCATTTCGTGGTGTTGGCAGCCCTGGAAGCCTTGGCTGACCGTGGTGATATCGAACCTAAGGTGGTGGCTGAAGCCATCGCCAAGTTCGGGATCAACCCGGAAAAACGCAACCCACTGGACTGCTGA
- the glnE gene encoding bifunctional [glutamate--ammonia ligase]-adenylyl-L-tyrosine phosphorylase/[glutamate--ammonia-ligase] adenylyltransferase: MSLPSLAELPGILLPFVTRAEQSFRTAVAVLPDDHDLAGWTPERWAQFARVTAASDFVIEQSVRDPLMLLELVQSGELDRSFAPGELCAQMAAAVNAAETDDGLGRALRRQRTRHQVRIIWRDLTRQCDLIQTCRDLSDMADASIDQAYQWLYSRHCQQFGVPTGRRSGEPQQMVILGMGKLGAVELNLSSDIDLIFAYPEGGETVGVKRSLDNQEFFIRLGQRLIKALDPMTVDGFVFRVDMRLRPYGSAGALVLSFNALEQYYQDQGRDWERYAMIKSRVVAGDQVAGAQLQDMLRPFVYRRYLDFSAIEALRTMKQLIQQEVRRKGMADNIKLGSGGIREVEFIAQAFQLIHGGRDLSLQQRPLLKVLSTLEGQGYLPPAVISELREGYEFLRYTEHAIQAIADRQTQMLPDGAQDQARIAFMLGFADWAAFHEQLMYWRGRVAWHFGQVIADPDEEEGTESEVVVGGEWLPLWEEAQDEEAACRQLEEGGFADATKALKALAGLRSSPQLRAMQRLGRERLDAFIPRLLAQAVEHANPDLVLERVLPLVEAVARRSAYLVLLTENPGALRRLLTLCAASPWIAEQITRFPLLLDELLNEGRLFKPPLAPELTAELRERLTRIPEDDLEQQMEALRHFKLAHRLRVAASEIAGSLPLMKVSDYLTWLAEAILEQVLALAWRQTVAKYGTPLRTDGTLCDPGFIIVGYGKVGGLELGHGSDLDLVFIHDGDPQAETDGPKPIDGAQFFTRLGQRIIHLLTAQTNSGQLYEVDMRLRPSGASGLLVSSLGAFARYQENEAWTWEHQALVRARVLVGSPDVGQAFEKVRAAVLGKPRDLATLRQEVSEMRAKMRDNLGSKSTAAGTGANAFEATAPFDLKQDAGGIVDIEFMVQYAALAWSESHPPLLRWTDNIRILEGLEEEGLIPVEDASLLREAYKAYRSAAHRQALQKDAGVIPGDQFVDERRQVVRIWRELGLS; the protein is encoded by the coding sequence ATGAGCCTCCCTTCGCTTGCCGAACTGCCTGGCATCCTCCTGCCGTTTGTCACCCGCGCCGAGCAGTCGTTCCGTACGGCCGTCGCGGTGCTTCCCGACGATCATGACCTGGCCGGCTGGACGCCTGAACGCTGGGCACAATTTGCCCGCGTCACCGCTGCCAGCGACTTCGTGATTGAACAAAGTGTCCGTGACCCACTGATGTTGCTGGAGCTGGTGCAGTCCGGTGAGCTGGACCGAAGTTTTGCGCCCGGCGAGCTGTGCGCACAGATGGCGGCAGCGGTGAATGCAGCAGAAACCGACGATGGGCTCGGTCGCGCCCTGCGTCGTCAACGTACCCGTCATCAAGTGCGGATCATCTGGCGCGACCTGACGCGTCAGTGTGATCTGATCCAGACCTGCCGCGACCTCTCGGACATGGCCGATGCCAGCATCGATCAGGCCTATCAGTGGTTGTACTCGCGGCACTGCCAGCAGTTCGGCGTGCCGACCGGCCGGCGCAGCGGCGAGCCGCAGCAAATGGTCATTCTCGGCATGGGCAAGCTCGGCGCGGTGGAACTCAACCTGTCGTCGGACATCGACCTGATCTTCGCCTATCCCGAGGGCGGCGAAACCGTCGGCGTCAAACGCTCGCTGGATAACCAGGAGTTCTTCATTCGTCTCGGCCAGCGCCTGATCAAGGCCCTGGACCCGATGACCGTCGACGGTTTTGTATTCCGCGTCGACATGCGCCTGCGGCCTTACGGTTCGGCCGGCGCATTGGTGCTGAGCTTCAACGCGCTGGAGCAGTATTACCAGGATCAGGGCCGCGACTGGGAACGCTACGCGATGATCAAGTCGCGGGTGGTGGCCGGCGATCAAGTGGCCGGTGCGCAATTGCAAGACATGCTGCGGCCGTTCGTTTACCGGCGTTACCTCGACTTCTCGGCGATCGAAGCGCTGCGGACCATGAAGCAGCTGATTCAGCAGGAAGTCCGGCGCAAGGGCATGGCCGACAACATCAAACTCGGCTCCGGTGGCATTCGTGAAGTCGAATTTATCGCCCAGGCATTCCAGCTGATCCACGGTGGCCGCGACCTGAGCTTGCAGCAACGTCCTCTATTAAAAGTACTGAGCACCTTGGAAGGTCAGGGTTACCTGCCACCGGCGGTGATCAGCGAACTGCGCGAAGGCTACGAATTCTTGCGGTACACCGAGCACGCGATCCAGGCGATCGCCGATCGCCAGACCCAGATGTTGCCGGACGGCGCTCAGGATCAGGCGCGCATCGCCTTTATGTTGGGCTTCGCCGATTGGGCGGCTTTCCACGAACAACTTATGTATTGGCGAGGTCGCGTGGCCTGGCACTTCGGGCAGGTGATTGCCGACCCCGACGAAGAGGAAGGCACCGAAAGCGAAGTGGTGGTCGGCGGCGAATGGCTGCCGTTGTGGGAAGAGGCTCAGGATGAAGAGGCCGCTTGCCGCCAGTTGGAAGAGGGCGGCTTCGCCGATGCCACCAAAGCCCTGAAAGCGTTGGCCGGTTTGCGCAGCAGCCCGCAGTTGCGGGCGATGCAACGCTTGGGGCGCGAACGCCTCGATGCCTTTATTCCGCGGCTGCTGGCTCAGGCCGTAGAGCACGCCAATCCGGATCTGGTGCTGGAAAGGGTATTGCCACTGGTGGAAGCCGTGGCCCGTCGTTCCGCGTATCTGGTGTTGCTGACCGAGAATCCCGGCGCGCTGCGACGTTTGTTGACCTTGTGCGCCGCGAGTCCGTGGATCGCCGAACAGATCACCCGCTTCCCGCTGCTGCTCGACGAATTGCTCAACGAAGGTCGGCTGTTCAAGCCGCCGCTGGCGCCGGAACTGACCGCCGAGTTGCGCGAGCGTTTGACGCGGATTCCTGAAGACGATCTCGAGCAACAGATGGAAGCGCTGAGACATTTCAAACTGGCGCACCGTTTGCGGGTCGCCGCTTCGGAAATCGCCGGCAGCTTGCCGTTGATGAAGGTCAGTGATTATCTGACTTGGCTCGCCGAAGCGATCCTGGAACAAGTGCTGGCCCTGGCCTGGCGCCAGACCGTGGCCAAATACGGTACGCCGCTGCGTACCGACGGCACCTTGTGTGATCCTGGCTTCATCATTGTCGGTTACGGGAAAGTCGGCGGTCTGGAACTGGGGCATGGTTCGGACCTGGACCTGGTGTTCATCCACGATGGCGACCCGCAGGCGGAAACCGACGGGCCGAAGCCTATCGACGGCGCGCAATTCTTTACTCGGCTGGGCCAGCGGATCATTCACTTGCTCACGGCCCAGACCAACTCTGGTCAGCTGTATGAAGTGGACATGCGTCTGCGGCCGTCCGGCGCGTCGGGGTTGCTGGTGAGTTCGCTCGGTGCGTTTGCCCGGTATCAGGAAAATGAAGCCTGGACCTGGGAACATCAGGCGCTGGTGCGGGCGCGGGTGCTGGTGGGCAGTCCGGACGTCGGCCAAGCGTTCGAGAAAGTCCGCGCGGCGGTATTGGGCAAGCCGCGGGACCTGGCGACCTTGCGCCAGGAGGTCAGCGAGATGCGCGCCAAAATGCGCGATAACCTTGGCAGCAAGAGCACCGCGGCGGGCACCGGAGCAAATGCCTTCGAGGCCACGGCGCCGTTCGATCTCAAGCAGGACGCCGGAGGTATCGTCGATATTGAATTTATGGTGCAATACGCGGCCCTGGCGTGGTCCGAATCGCACCCGCCATTGCTGCGCTGGACTGACAATATCCGCATTCTGGAAGGGCTGGAGGAGGAAGGGCTGATACCCGTCGAAGACGCCAGCCTGTTACGCGAGGCCTATAAAGCCTACCGTTCAGCCGCTCACCGGCAGGCCTTGCAGAAGGACGCCGGGGTGATACCGGGCGACCAGTTCGTGGACGAACGGCGGCAGGTAGTGCGGATCTGGCGCGAGCTGGGGCTAAGCTGA
- the waaF gene encoding lipopolysaccharide heptosyltransferase II, translating into MKILIVGPSWVGDMVMAQTLFQCLKQRHPQCEIDVLAPEWSRPILERMPEVRQALSFPLGHGALELATRRRIGKSLAGQYDQAILLPNSLKSALVPFFAGIPKRTGWRGEFRYGLLNDVRTLDKERYPLMIERFMALAYEPGAELPTPYPRPSLQIDPVTREAAMAKFDLALDRPVLALCPGAEFGESKRWPSEHYAKVAEAKIREGWQVWLFGSKNDHAVGEDIRSRLIPGLREESVNLSGGTSLAEAIDLMSCADAVVSNDSGLMHVAAALNRPLVAVYGSTSPGFTPPLAEHVEIVRLGIECSPCFDRKCRFGHYNCLRQLMPQAVNEALQRLQGTVVEVK; encoded by the coding sequence ATGAAAATTCTGATCGTTGGGCCCAGTTGGGTCGGTGACATGGTGATGGCGCAGACACTGTTTCAGTGTCTCAAGCAGCGCCACCCGCAATGCGAAATCGACGTGCTGGCCCCCGAGTGGAGCCGGCCGATTCTTGAACGCATGCCCGAAGTACGCCAGGCCTTGAGCTTTCCGCTCGGTCACGGTGCTTTGGAGCTGGCGACGCGTCGGCGCATCGGCAAATCCCTGGCCGGCCAGTACGACCAGGCGATCCTGCTGCCCAATTCTCTGAAGTCGGCATTGGTGCCGTTCTTCGCCGGCATCCCGAAACGCACCGGCTGGCGTGGCGAATTCCGCTACGGCCTGCTCAATGACGTGCGCACGCTGGATAAAGAACGTTACCCGCTGATGATCGAACGCTTCATGGCCCTGGCTTACGAGCCCGGTGCCGAGCTGCCGACACCTTATCCACGGCCGAGCTTGCAGATTGACCCGGTCACTCGCGAAGCGGCAATGGCCAAGTTCGACCTGGCCCTCGACCGCCCGGTGTTGGCGCTGTGCCCCGGCGCCGAATTCGGCGAGTCCAAGCGCTGGCCGTCCGAGCACTATGCCAAGGTTGCCGAAGCGAAGATCCGCGAAGGCTGGCAAGTCTGGCTGTTCGGTTCGAAAAACGATCACGCTGTCGGCGAAGACATCCGTTCGCGGCTGATTCCCGGTCTGCGTGAAGAGTCGGTGAACCTCAGTGGCGGCACCTCCCTGGCCGAAGCCATCGACCTGATGTCTTGCGCCGACGCAGTGGTGTCCAACGACTCCGGCCTGATGCACGTCGCCGCTGCGCTGAATCGCCCGTTGGTGGCAGTCTACGGCTCGACGTCACCGGGTTTCACGCCGCCACTGGCCGAGCACGTCGAGATCGTGCGCCTGGGCATCGAATGCAGTCCGTGCTTCGATCGCAAGTGTCGCTTTGGTCATTACAACTGCCTGCGCCAGCTCATGCCGCAAGCGGTGAACGAAGCCTTGCAGCGTTTGCAGGGCACTGTGGTCGAGGTCAAATAG
- the rfaC gene encoding lipopolysaccharide heptosyltransferase RfaC, protein MRVLLIKTSSLGDVIHALPALTDAARAIPGIQFDWVVEESFAEIPTWHPAVGKVIPVAIRRWRKNIWQTIKSGEWKRFKQSVRANKYDLVIDAQGLLKSALLTRYAKAPVAGLDKNSAREPIAAHFYSRRLAVARGQHAVERVRQLFAVALGYDLPKGLGDYGLNVERLVELPRKNSYVVFLHGTTWDTKHWPEAYWRELAERVGYLGVAVKLPWGNPIEKARAERIAKDMRHVEVLPKLNLAGVGKVLAGAQACVAVDTGLGHLAAALDVPTISLFGPTNPGLTGAYGKAQIHIASDFPCAPCMQKKCTYQPTAEDARQFDVKREWPLCFTRLNPERVATRLSTLLLAEELR, encoded by the coding sequence TTGCGGGTACTGCTGATCAAGACTTCTTCGCTGGGCGACGTGATTCACGCGTTGCCGGCGCTGACCGACGCGGCACGGGCGATCCCCGGCATCCAGTTCGATTGGGTGGTGGAAGAAAGCTTCGCCGAAATCCCGACCTGGCACCCGGCCGTGGGCAAGGTTATTCCGGTGGCGATCCGTCGCTGGCGCAAAAACATCTGGCAGACCATCAAGAGTGGCGAGTGGAAGCGCTTCAAGCAAAGCGTTCGCGCCAACAAATACGACTTGGTGATCGATGCCCAGGGCCTGCTGAAAAGTGCGTTGCTGACCCGATACGCCAAAGCCCCGGTGGCCGGGCTGGATAAAAACTCGGCTCGTGAGCCGATTGCCGCACACTTCTATTCGCGGCGTCTGGCCGTGGCCCGTGGGCAACACGCGGTGGAGCGAGTGCGCCAGCTGTTCGCCGTGGCCCTGGGTTACGACCTGCCCAAAGGCTTGGGCGATTACGGCCTGAACGTCGAGCGACTGGTGGAATTGCCGCGCAAGAATTCTTACGTGGTGTTCCTGCACGGCACCACATGGGACACCAAGCACTGGCCTGAAGCCTACTGGCGCGAGTTGGCCGAGCGCGTCGGCTATCTCGGTGTCGCGGTGAAGCTGCCGTGGGGTAATCCGATCGAGAAAGCCCGGGCCGAGCGCATCGCCAAAGACATGAGGCATGTCGAAGTGCTGCCCAAGCTGAACCTGGCCGGTGTCGGCAAAGTGCTGGCCGGCGCGCAAGCCTGCGTGGCGGTGGACACCGGTCTCGGTCATCTCGCCGCTGCGCTGGACGTGCCGACGATATCGCTGTTCGGCCCGACCAACCCGGGTCTGACCGGTGCCTACGGTAAAGCGCAGATTCACATCGCCAGCGATTTCCCCTGCGCGCCGTGTATGCAAAAGAAATGTACGTATCAACCGACGGCTGAAGATGCCCGTCAGTTTGACGTTAAACGCGAGTGGCCCCTGTGCTTCACGCGTCTGAATCCCGAGCGTGTCGCGACCCGACTGAGCACGTTGTTACTGGCTGAGGAGCTGCGCTGA
- a CDS encoding glycosyltransferase family 4 protein, whose translation MQLAFVLYKYFPFGGLQRDFMRIALECQQRGHQIRVYTLIWEGDIPPGFEVLVAPVKAFFNHRRNEKLSEWMVADLAKRPVDRLIGFNKMPGLDVYYAADGCFEDKAQNLRNSLYRRWGRYRHFAEYERAVFAKDAKTEVLMISEVQQPLFIKHYDTPLERFHLLPPGISQDRRAPANAAEIRTEFRREFNLKDDDLLLVQIGSGFKTKGVDRSLKALAALPADLKKRTRLFVIGQDDPKLFQMQSATLGLGDNVTFLKGRSDIPRFLLGADLLIHPAYNENTGTVLLEALVAGLPVLVSAVCGYAHYIAEADAGLVLDEPFDQAQLAQYLTGMLNDAQARAAWSRNGLAFAETADLYSMPQHAADVILAEHA comes from the coding sequence ATGCAATTGGCATTCGTCTTGTACAAGTACTTTCCATTCGGGGGCTTGCAGCGCGATTTCATGCGCATCGCCCTGGAATGTCAGCAACGCGGCCATCAGATTCGGGTCTACACGCTGATCTGGGAAGGCGATATTCCACCGGGCTTCGAAGTGTTGGTGGCACCGGTCAAGGCGTTCTTCAATCATCGACGCAACGAGAAGCTCAGCGAATGGATGGTGGCGGATCTGGCCAAGCGTCCAGTGGACCGTTTGATCGGCTTCAACAAAATGCCGGGGCTGGACGTCTACTACGCCGCCGACGGCTGCTTCGAAGACAAGGCGCAAAACCTGCGTAACTCGCTGTACCGTCGTTGGGGCCGCTACCGGCACTTCGCCGAGTACGAGCGCGCCGTGTTCGCCAAGGATGCCAAGACCGAAGTGCTGATGATTTCCGAAGTCCAGCAGCCGCTGTTCATCAAGCATTACGACACGCCGCTTGAGCGCTTCCATCTGCTGCCGCCGGGCATCTCTCAGGACCGTCGTGCGCCGGCCAATGCCGCCGAGATTCGTACCGAATTTCGTCGCGAATTCAACCTGAAAGACGATGACCTGCTGCTGGTGCAAATCGGCTCCGGGTTCAAGACCAAAGGCGTGGATCGCAGCCTCAAGGCGCTGGCCGCATTGCCCGCTGATCTGAAGAAACGCACCCGACTGTTTGTAATTGGCCAGGACGACCCCAAATTATTCCAGATGCAGAGCGCCACACTGGGGCTCGGCGATAACGTGACGTTCCTCAAGGGCCGCAGCGACATCCCGCGTTTTCTGCTCGGCGCCGATCTGTTGATTCACCCGGCGTACAACGAAAACACCGGGACTGTGTTGCTCGAAGCCCTGGTGGCGGGGTTGCCGGTGCTGGTGAGCGCGGTGTGTGGTTACGCCCATTACATCGCCGAGGCCGACGCCGGTCTGGTGCTGGATGAACCTTTCGATCAGGCGCAACTGGCTCAGTACCTGACCGGTATGTTGAACGACGCTCAAGCACGGGCGGCCTGGAGCCGCAACGGTCTGGCCTTCGCCGAGACGGCCGACCTCTACAGCATGCCGCAGCACGCGGCCGATGTGATTCTGGCGGAGCACGCTTAA